The DNA segment TGTTGTATATTATTTCCTGCAATCCAAGTTGAGTTAAACTTCCAGTTAGCGGAAAAAGAAAAAGAGCCTCCGTAGCCCCTAACTGCTAATCTGCGACAGTTATTTCAATAACTATCTTTGAGATTCCCAATATTTATATAGGATCGATTCTCCGTTTTTTAGCCTCTATGTAGTCATACACATTCAATATTTCTTTATCATAGTCGTTTTCTATTTCAAAATACCTAACACCTGCTTGTAAACACTGTGCTTTAAATTCATTATGTTCCTTGATCAGTTCTTTTGTTGTTCTATCTTCCGGCCAATTTCGGCTTTCAATAGCATTTCTATGTTTCACTATTTTTGTTTCGAAATTTTCCTGAATATAATTCGTTGAAAAACCTAAGAATACTGGAATGATTTTATTTGAATAATTGGTATCAAGATCCTTTAAATAGTGAGGCAATATATAGGATCCTTCAATAATGATTTGCTGTTCGTTCTCGATACTTGTCATAATAATCCCTTTTAATATTGGCCAGAGTTTATCTCCAATGACTCCGGTACTGTCGAGTGGTGTGAATCCACAGTTCTCAACTCCCCTGTACAAGCCCATTTTTAAATGGTCCATAGAAAGATAAGAAATATGGTATTTTTCTAGTAACTTTTGAGCCATCAAGGTTTTACCTGTACTACTTACAGCACTTATTAAAATTACCATATATTACTCCATTCAATTTTATTTGTAATTTAAACGTTAATTATTACACTAAATCTGCCCCTTTAATCCAATAACTTCAACAAAATAAGCGTTAATCCTTCTTGGGTCAACGCCCCCGTTTATGGAATAACGCTATATATCCTTTTCTAAACAGTAGTGTGGTTTTCCTTCGAAAATTACTTCTTTGAACTTATTAAATCCTATCCTAGACCAAAACGATAAACCTTTCTCATTCTCCTTATGAACTGCCAAACGTAATTTTGTTTTTTCTTC comes from the Bacillus sp. 2205SS5-2 genome and includes:
- a CDS encoding 2-phosphoglycerate kinase, with translation MVILISAVSSTGKTLMAQKLLEKYHISYLSMDHLKMGLYRGVENCGFTPLDSTGVIGDKLWPILKGIIMTSIENEQQIIIEGSYILPHYLKDLDTNYSNKIIPVFLGFSTNYIQENFETKIVKHRNAIESRNWPEDRTTKELIKEHNEFKAQCLQAGVRYFEIENDYDKEILNVYDYIEAKKRRIDPI